A window of Hevea brasiliensis isolate MT/VB/25A 57/8 chromosome 14, ASM3005281v1, whole genome shotgun sequence contains these coding sequences:
- the LOC110649119 gene encoding uncharacterized protein LOC110649119: protein MELLLEAYQAGNIDGSYAAIRENANISAQIDGVPCVDTPLHAATTAGHIQYAMEIMRLMPSFATKSNHDGFCSIHLGLRSRHIQLVLWLVEKDSDLVHLEGRETITPLHYVADHEQGNLDPLARTDQKLKMASKVGEIQGLYSIIKEDQYILERIDQLPFADTPLHIAASKGHTQFALEIMRLKPLLAKKLIQDGFSPMHLALQNQSFQTALRLADVNEQLVCLKGRMALLIACPKAIYFVAEHEETGLHIAAKNDKVEALKLVFGWLDQYGKNKFFKLLISYFSPFLEMERLMEASRAGNIDGLYAAIRENANILAQIDAVPFVDTPLHAAASAGHIQYAMEIMRLMPSFATKSDQDGFCPIHLALRSGHIQLVIRLVERDTDLVRLKGREAITPLHYVAEQGNLDLLARFLLVCPKSIEDVTIRNETVLHIALRNNMFEAFEFLVGRLHWDCHEEGRYWEKRILNWKDETGNTVLHIVTSKNQPQASSAIIVLIFILLYGPAYKVVYNPMDLLANFLHFDRICSKTRACMQLVKLLISCSVDINEKNVEGWTPLDYIQDESQAEIRDLLCSAGAVGASLLPIIDNSAPFLRTDQKLKMAAEVGDIQGLYSIIKEDQYLLERIDQLPFTDTPLHVAASKGHTQFALEIMRLKPSFAEKLNQDGFSPMHLALQNQSFQTALRLADVNGRLVCLKGRMGITPLHFAAEKEELELLAALLIACPKSIDVVTEHKETALHIAAKNDKVEAVKLLLGWLEHNGKNMVLNWSDDEGNTVLHIASRRNQIEVVRLLIGDVRCFPSFLIIREILSNFFPFICGIEVDLKIKNSEGLTAVDILQEEGQLDIGLFEATRALAKFNGLSDGPDATGVVDYLRREILSCRKWYIGVYRDNVLMPDGNRNAVLVVAVLITTATYQAVLSPPGGLWQADPTLISSDSSHINATANSTNIHKLEPMPGTSVLECNDWTGFSILNSWAFYTAILKINNIFPGGPYSILPLTLPLVLCYTLSMIFTSPCGVGNLLWLIAPATSVVYFKCIFEGGLIRRKLTTVKRLLLNTQHQTMQNET from the exons ATGGAACTATTATTGGAAGCTTACCAAGCAGGAAATATAGATGGTTCGTATGCAGCGATTCGAGAGAATGCTAATATTTCGGCTCAAATTGATGGTGTGCCATGTGTGGATACTCCATTGCATGCAGCTACAACTGCAGGACATATCCAATATGCCATGGAGATTATGAGACTAATGCCATCATTTGCTACAAAATCAAACCATGATGGGTTCTGCTCCATCCACCTTGGATTGCGCAGTAGGCATATTCAACTGGTGCTTTGGTTGGTAGAAAAGGATAGTGACCTTGTTCATCTCGAAGGAAGGGAAACCATTACTCCTTTGCATTATGTAGCTGATCATGAGCAAGGAAATCTTGATCCCTTGGCCAG AACGGATCAAAAGTTGAAGATGGCTTCTAAAGTGGGGGAAATTCAAGGCTTGTATTCAATTATAAAAGAGGATCAATATATTCTAGAGCGCATTGATCAATTGCCATTTGCAGATACACCTTTGCACATAGCTGCATCCAAAGGGCATACACAGTTTGCTTTGGAGATCATGAGGTTGAAACCATTGTTAGCTAAGAAGCTAATCCAAGATGGGTTTAGCCCTATGCACTTGGCCCTTCAGAACCAGAGTTTCCAAACTGCTCTGCGGCTTGCAGATGTGAATGAACAACTTGTTTGCCTTAAAGGAAGAATGG CATTATTGATAGCTTGCCCCAAAGCTATTTATTTTGTCGCTGAACATGAAGAAACTGGCCTGCATATTGCAGCGAAAAATGATAAGGTGGAAGCTCTGAAGCTGGTATTTGGATGGCTTGATCAGTATGGAAAGAATAAG TTCTTTAAGCTGTTGATTTCTTACTTCTCACCTTTTCTCGAAATGGAACGGTTAATGGAAGCTAGCCGAGCAGGAAATATTGATGGTTTGTATGCAGCGATTCGAGAGAACGCTAATATTTTGGCTCAAATTGATGCTGTGCCATTTGTGGATACTCCATTACACGCAGCTGCATCTGCAGGACATATCCAATATGCCATGGAGATTATGAGACTAATGCCATCATTTGCTACAAAATCAGACCAAGATGGGTTCTGCCCCATCCACCTTGCATTGCGTAGCGGGCATATTCAACTGGTGATTCGGCTGGTAGAAAGGGATACGGACCTTGTCCGTCTCAAAGGAAGGGAAGCCATAACTCCTTTGCATTATGTAGCTGAGCAAGGAAATCTTGATCTCTTGGCCAGGTTTTTATTAGTTTGCCCAAAATCAATTGAAGATGTGACGATACGGAACGAGACTGTTCTGCATATTGCTCTCAGAAACAATATGTTTGAAGCTTTTGAGTTCCTGGTTGGTAGGCTTCACTGGGACTGCCATGAAGAGGGCCGTTACTGGGAGAAAAGGATCCTCAACTGGAAGGATGAGACAGGCAACACCGTATTGCATATTGTAACTTCTAAAAATCAACCCCAGGCAAGTTCAGCTATTATTGTTCTTATATTCATCCTTTTATATGGTCCTGCTTATAAAGTTGTTTACAATCCGATGGACTTGCTTGcaaatttcttacattttgataGAATTTGCTCCAAGACTAGAGC TTGCATGCAGCTTGTGAAATTGTTAATAAGCTGCAGTGTTGATATAAATGAGAAGAATGTTGAAGGTTGGACACCTTTGGACTATATACAAGATGAAAGCCAAGCTGAGATTAGGGATTTGCTATGCAGTGCTGGAGCAGTCGGAGCTTCTTTACTCCCTATCATTGATAATTCAGCCCCTTTCCTTAG AACGGATCAGAAGTTGAAGATGGCTGCCGAAGTGGGAGATATTCAAGGCTTGTATTCAATTATAAAGGAGGACCAATATCTTCTAGAGCGCATTGATCAGTTGCCATTTACGGATACTCCTTTGCACGTAGCTGCATCCAAAGGGCATACGCAGTTTGCTTTGGAGATCATGAGGTTGAAACCATCATTTGCTGAGAAGCTAAATCAAGATGGGTTTAGCCCTATGCACCTGGCCCTTCAAAACCAGAGTTTCCAAACTGCTCTGCGGCTTGCAGATGTGAATGGACGACTTGTTTGTCTTAAAGGAAGAATGGGCATAACTCCACTACATTTTGCAGCAGAAAAAGAGGAACTTGAACTTCTGGCGGCATTATTGATAGCTTGTCCCAAATCTATTGATGTTGTCACTGAACATAAAGAAACTGCCCTGCATATTGCCGCGAAAAATGATAAGGTGGAAGCTGTGAAACTCCTACTTGGATGGCTTGAACATAACGGAAAGAATATGGTGCTGAATTGGAGTGATGATGAAGGCAACACGGTATTGCATATTGCCAGTCGTAGGAATCAAATTGAG GTGGTCAGGCTCTTAATTGGTGATGTTAGATGTTTTCCCTCATTCCTTATTATTCGtgaaattttatctaatttcttCCCCTTTATCTGTGGAATAGAAGttgatttgaaaattaaaaacTCGGAAGGATTAACAGCTGTGGATATTTTACAAGAAGAGGGCCAACTGGACATTGGGTTATTTGAAGCTACGCGAGCACTAGCTAAATTCAACGGACTTTCAGATGGACCTGATGCAACTGGTGTTGTGGATTATTTAAGGAGAGAGATTTTGAGTTGTAGGAAATGGTATATAGGTGTTTATCGTGACAATGTACTAATGCCAGATGGAAATCGAAATGCCGTACTTGTGGTTGCTGTATTGATTACAACTGCCACATACCAAGCTGTTCTCAGCCCCCCTGGTGGACTTTGGCAGGCGGATCCTACTTTAATTTCCTCCGACAGCTCTCACATTAATGCCACTGCAAATAGCACCAACATCCACAAACTTGAACCTATGCCCGGCACTTCTGTTTTGGAGTGCAACGACTGGACAGGTTTTTCGATACTAAACAGTTGGGCTTTTTATACTGCGATACTAAAGATAAATAACATCTTCCCTGGCGGCCCTTATTCGATTCTACCTCTCACATTACCATTAGTCCTTTGCTATACTTTGTCAATGATTTTCACCTCGCCGTGTGGGGTTGGAAATTTATTATGGTTAATTGCTCCCGCGACGAGTGTAGTCTATTTCAAGTGTATATTTGAGGGTGGCTTGATTCGTAGAAAGCTAACTACAGTCAAGCGGCTCCTGTTAAACACTCAGCACCAGACCATGCAGAATGAAACATGA
- the LOC110649123 gene encoding KIN17-like protein: protein MGKNDFLTPKAIANRIKAKGLQKLRWYCQMCQKQCRDENGFKCHCMSESHQRQMQIFGQNPHRIVEGYSDEFENTFLDLMRRSHRFSRVAATVVYNEYIHDRHHVHMNSTQWATLTEFVKYLGRTGKCKVEETPKGWFITYIDRDSETLFKEKMKNKRIRADLAEEEKQEREIQKQIEKAEQFYTTIRNEDSEKESTEVVEPAAKELKLEGGVRIGFALGSKNNVVKEKGESSTRLVFEEIEEKDRKNEENGNVVKSGKSALEELMREEEKAKERSNRKDYWLCEGIIVKVMSKTLAEKGYYKQKGVLRKVIDKYVGEIEMLESKHVLRVDQEELETVIPQIGGLVRIVNGAYRGSNARLLGVDTEKFCAKVQVEKGIYDGRVLKAVEYEDICKLAQ from the coding sequence ATGGGTAAGAACGATTTTCTCACTCCAAAAGCAATCGCCAACAGAATCAAAGCCAAAGGTCTCCAGAAGCTCCGATGGTACTGCCAAATGTGTCAGAAGCAGTGCCGCGACGAGAATGGCTTCAAGTGCCACTGTATGAGCGAGAGCCACCAGCGTCAGATGCAAATCTTCGGTCAAAACCCTCACCGCATCGTCGAAGGTTACTCCGACGAGTTCGAGAACACGTTCCTCGACCTCATGCGGCGGAGCCACCGGTTCTCGCGGGTGGCTGCTACCGTCGTTTACAATGAATATATCCACGACAGGCATCACGTACATATGAACTCCACGCAGTGGGCTACCTTGACAGAATTTGTTAAGTATTTGGGTCGGACGGGGAAGTGCAAGGTTGAGGAGACGCCGAAAGGGTGGTTTATTACTTATATTGATAGAGATTCAGAGACCCTTTTTAAGGAAAAGATGAAGAATAAGAGAATTAGAGCAGATTTGGCTGAGGAGGAGAAGCAAGAGAGGGAAATCCAGAAACAGATTGAGAAGGCTGAGCAATTTTATACAACAATTAGAAATGAGGATTCTGAGAAAGAGAGTACTGAAGTGGTGGAGCCTGCAGCTAAGGAATTGAAGTTGGAGGGTGGGGTTAGGATTGGCTTTGCTCTTGGTTCAAAAAATAATGTTGTTAAGGAAAAAGGAGAGAGCTCCACTAGATTGGTATTTGAAGAAATTGAGGAGAAGGATAGAAAGAATGAAGAAAATGGTAATGTGGTTAAGAGTGGGAAATCGGCGTTGGAGGAGTTGATGAGGGAGGAAGAGAAGGCCAAGGAGAGGAGCAATCGGAAGGATTATTGGCTGTGTGAAGGGATAATTGTTAAGGTGATGAGTAAGACATTGGCAGAGAAAGGTTATTATAAGCAAAAAGGGGTGTTGAGGAAAGTGATTGATAAATATGTTGGGGAAATTGAGATGCTTGAGAGTAAGCATGTGTTGAGAGTTGATCAGGAAGAACTTGAAACTGTGATTCCACAGATTGGGGGTCTTGTAAGAATAGTTAATGGAGCCTACAGAGGGTCAAATGCGAGGTTGTTGGGAGTGGATACAGAGAAGTTTTGCGCCAAGGTGCAGGTAGAGAAGGGGATTTATGATGGAAGAGTGCTCAAGGCTGTGGAGTACGAGGACATATGCAAACTTGCTCAGTGA